The Sebastes umbrosus isolate fSebUmb1 chromosome 19, fSebUmb1.pri, whole genome shotgun sequence genome has a segment encoding these proteins:
- the znf618 gene encoding zinc finger protein 618 isoform X5, producing MSAQEAPNPGKEQADGGSAAADGPSPTLVPKIKSTTPPPVTIKKEPETSETSNGKVGDANPAEICVVIGGNDGGASGGGSRRAQTEGMFALGTPPPTKSTDSCIGSYVCGVCGKKYKYYNCFQTHVRAHRESDSMVADGLPQTPNILSPHCSRIPIGDILIPDSFRYSCDICGKKYKYYSCFQEHRDLHAVDDPYEQVVLPVDGLKEEEPVEPYQKIGPKTGSYVCEFCGKQYKYFNPYQEHVALHTPMGSFELKTSRVQEGSSMDMSKFGHGQAGKIKNSPFRWKLDSAIQSSLVDTNSSQNSSGTPSPLVASTFSTTQKPYTCGACGIQFQFYNNLLEHMQSHAADNENHTKGDSPKASSASGPQEQLWRGSQAQAHSSVKLQIQPQSISQRNHTVSQNNGLPEKERQQVAERLLRVMCSDLSMLNVLNSKDFLKLAQTLVDTGARHGAYSTRDAFGNMSALALRQLPRMYNQVKVKVTCALGSNASLGIAVTCHSQTSGPDACYVLTAYQVEGSRLKRYVLGVREAELREGPEQIHHWVQNVLSEFVMSDIRTVYVSEPKVWAAGFAGSPLGGGGRSRICLRCAGCSLGAVVQAVLGKRSLQARGLHELSELLLACRDISSSTTLSLREEQCTKTSTSTTEEGTQGGPAQCTSPPCWDRTAEALLQVHVHFEQICEAYGRSKATAPLLQGLNKHLLGTLACLLAPLRLAALELSRQRRPTLQQVLPVYLRLEKFFTSKAGEAGTGTASKLCHYFLEALKENFKVERAHQVAMVLDPQLKLCSVPAYQHEDIISRACEMAAEPRDGGMTGGGGSGGEERDTDGPPTPKISRVEGGVNNGGTSRGSSSSCTVSGNDEGQSQVRQEIFQYLAEPLLQGTPDLFQYWSSAVNDKFPKLARLAMWLLAVPAVGIRNECVTVCEQSLAMKRRQQVTAEEMNKLIFLRSNMG from the exons ATGAGTGCACAAGAGGCACCCAATCCTGGGAAGGAGCAGGCGGATGGTGGGAGTGCGGCCGCAGATGGTCCCTCACCAACCTTAGTCCCAAAGATCAAGAGCACAACGCCACCACCTGTCACAATCAAGAAGGAGCCCGAGACCTCGGAGACGAGTAATGGGAAAGTGGGCGACGCCAACCCCGCTGAGATCTGCGTTGTCATCGGAGGAAATGACGGAGGAGCAAGTGGAGGTGGATCCCGTAGAGCTCAGACCGAGGGTATGTTTGCCCTTGGTACTCCTCCTCCAACGAAGAGCACAGACTCATGCATAG GTTCCTATGTGTGTGGGGTATGTGGGAAGAAGTACAAGTATTATAACTGCTTTCAGACACACGTCAGGGCACACAGAG AATCAGATAGCATGGTTGCGGACGGTCTACCCCAAACACCCAACA TCTTGTCTCCTCACTGTAGCCGCATCCCCATAGGTGACATCCTAATACCAG ATAGCTTTCGTTACTCCTGTGACATCTGTGGCAAGAAGTATAAATACTACAGCTGCTTCCAGGAGCACCGTGACCTGCATGCAGTTGATG ATCCATATGAACAGGTAGTGTTACCTGTAGATGGCCTTAAAGAGGAGGAGCCCGTTGAACCCTACCAGAAAATCGGACCAA AAACTGGGAGCTACGTTTGCGAGTTCTGTGGGAAgcagtacaagtacttcaaCCCGTACCAGGAGCATGTTGCTCTTCACACACCAATGG GCTCCTTTGAATTGAAGACATCCCGGGTTCAGGAAGGCAGTAGCATGGATATGAGTAAATTTGGCCACGGCCAAGCTGGTAAGATAAAAA ACAGTCCATTCAGGTGGAAACTGGACAGTGCAATTCAGTCTAGTCTGGTTGACACAAACAGTTCGCAGAATTCAAGCG GAACTCCGAGCCCTCTGGTGGCCAGCACCTTCTCTACAACCCAGA AACCCTACACTTGTGGTGCCTGTGGCATCCAGTTCCAGTTCTACAACAACCTGCTGGAGCACATGCAGTCCCACGCTG cGGACAACGAGAACCACACCAAAGGGGACTCTCCCAAAGCCTCCTCAGCCTCCGGTCCTCAGGAGCAGCTGTGGAGAGGCTCTCAGGCTCAGGCCCATTCCTCAGTTAAACTACAAATCCAGCCTCAAAGTATCTCCCAGAGAAACCACACAGTCAGCC AGAATAATGGACTACCTGAGAAGGAACGACAGCAGGTGGCCGAGCGCCTCTTACGGGTAATGTGCTCAGATCTGAGCATGCTGAACGTGCTCAACAGCAAGGACTTCCTGAAGTTGGCACAGACCCTCGTGGATACGGGTGCTCGTCACGGCGCCTACTCCACCCGGGACGCTTTTGGCAACATGAGTGCCTTGGCGCTGCGCCAGCTGCCCCGCATGTACAACCAAGTCAAAGTGAAAGTCACGTGCGCTCTGGGCTCCAACGCTTCTCTCGGCATCGCTGTCACCTGCCACTCTCAGACGTCAGGCCCGGATGCTTGCTACGTTCTGACAGCCTACCAGGTGGAGGGGTCGAGACTGAAGCGCTACGTGCTCGGCGTGAGGGAGGCCGAGCTGAGGGAAGGGCCTGAGCAGATTCACCACTGGGTGCAGAATGTGCTGTCCGAGTTTGTGATGTCAGACATTCGCACCGTGTACGTCTCCGAGCCCAAAGTGTGGGCGGCGGGATTTGCGGGATCACCCCTCGGCGGTGGCGGCCGGAGCAGGATATGCTTGCGATGCGCGGGGTGTTCACTCGGCGCAGTTGTCCAGGCTGTTCTTGGGAAGCGCAGCCTTCAGGCTCGAGGTCTCCACGAGTTGTCCGAGCTTCTCTTGGCGTGCCGAgacatctcctcctccaccacgcTGTCCCTTCGCGAGGAGCAGTGCACCAAAACGTCCACAAGCACAACCGAGGAAGGCACGCAGGGCGGCCCCGCACAATGCACCTCCCCTCCTTGCTGGGATCGTACGGCCGAAGCTCTTCTGCAGGTTCACGTCCACTTCGAACAGATCTGTGAGGCTTACGGACGCAGTAAGGCCACGGCTCCGCTCCTCCAGGGTCTCAACAAGCATCTGCTGGGTACGCTGGCTTGTCTGCTGGCCCCTCTGCGTCTGGCTGCTCTGGAGctgagcagacagaggagaccaACCTTACAGCAGGTGCTGCCCGTCTACCTACGCCTGGAGAAGTTTTTCACGTCCAAAGCTGGAGAGGCTGGAACCGGCACAGCTAGCAAACTCTGCCACTACTTCCTAGAAGCACTTAAGGAAAATTTCAAG GTTGAACGAGCCCACCAGGTAGCCATGGTCCTGGACCCACAGCTCAAGCTGTGCTCAGTACCGGCCTACCAGCATGAAGACATAATCTCCCGCGCATGCGAAATGGCTGCTGAACCCAGGGATGGAGGTATGACCGGCGGCGGAGGTTCTGGTGGTGAAGAGCGGGACACCGACGGCCCACCGACCCCTAAAATAAGCCGCGTAGAGGGAGGGGTAAACAATGGCGGCACCTCAAGGGGGTCCTCCTCATCTTGCACAGTGTCCGGTAACGACGAGGGTCAGAGCCAAGTCAGACAAGAGATTTTCCAATACCTGGCCGAGCCTCTCCTCCAAGGCACACCTGACCTCTTCCAGTACTGGAGCTCGGCGGTGAACGATAAGTTCCCCAAGCTCGCTCGCCTGGCAATGTGGCTCCTCGCCGTGCCCGCTGTGGGCATACGCAACGAGTGCGTGACTGTGTGCGAGCAGAGCCTGGCCATGAAGAGGAGGCAGCAGGTAACCGCCGAGGAGATGAACAAACTCATTTTCCTTCGCTCCAACATGGGCTAG